The following DNA comes from Cellulomonas soli.
GTTGGGCACGCTGCAGCCGGGTTCGCGGGTCAACCTCGAGGTCGACGCGCTCGCCAAGTACACCGAACGGCTGCTGACGGCGGCGGGGGTGCTGCGATGAACGAGGTTGTGGTGAACGAGGCCGTGGTGAACGGGCAGGCCCGGCAGATCCGGCTGGGCACGGTCGAGGAGGCGCTCGACGCCCTGCGTGCCGGGCGTCCGGTGCTCGTGGCCGACTCCCCGGAGCGGGAGAACGAGGCCGACGTCATCCTGGCCGCCCAGTCCGCCACGCCGCAGTGGGTGGCGTGGACGATCCGGCACTCCTCGGGCTACCTGTGCGCGCCGATGCCCGCGGGCAGGGCCGACGCGCTCGACCTGCCGCTCATGGTCCCGCAGAGCGAGGACCCGCGGCGGACGGCGTACACGGTCACGGTCGACGCCGCGACCGGTGTCTCGACGGGCATCTCGGCGGCCGACCGCACGCGCACGCTGCACGTGCTGGCCGACCCGGCCTCGGGCCGCGAGGACCTCATCCGTCCCGGTCACGTGCTGCCGCTGCGGGCGGTGCCCGGTGGGGTGCTGCACCGCCCGGGGCACACCGAGGCGGCCGTCGACCTGTGCCGGCTGGCCGGGCTCGAACCCGTCGCCGCGATCGCCGAGCTGGTCAACGACGACGGCACGATGACCCGCCTCGACGACGCCTCGGCGCTCGCGCAGGCCGAGGGGCTCGTGCTGCTGACCATCGCGGACATCGTGGCCTGGCGGACAGCGCACGACGACGTGGCGCCCACCGAGGGGACCGGTGCGCCGGGCGCGCCGGGTCGTCCCCGGGTGCACGCGACGCACACCGCCTACCTGCCGACCCGGCACGGCGACTTCCGCATCCACGGGTATCGCGACCTGCGCACGGGGGCCGAGCACGTGG
Coding sequences within:
- the ribA gene encoding GTP cyclohydrolase II — encoded protein: MNEVVVNEAVVNGQARQIRLGTVEEALDALRAGRPVLVADSPERENEADVILAAQSATPQWVAWTIRHSSGYLCAPMPAGRADALDLPLMVPQSEDPRRTAYTVTVDAATGVSTGISAADRTRTLHVLADPASGREDLIRPGHVLPLRAVPGGVLHRPGHTEAAVDLCRLAGLEPVAAIAELVNDDGTMTRLDDASALAQAEGLVLLTIADIVAWRTAHDDVAPTEGTGAPGAPGRPRVHATHTAYLPTRHGDFRIHGYRDLRTGAEHVALVSTAGLAERPVVRVHSECLTGDAFGSARCDCGPQLDAALELAAAEGGAVVYLRGHEGRGIGLLAKVAAYALQDTGRDTVEANLDLGWPADRREYGAAAAILADLGVSAVTLLTNNPAKVVGLQSHGIEVDHVRGLEVGRTPHNEAYLRTKATQMGHVLHLGDDGPSIHVDPVLAAAPSPGTDTTDHAFDPDLGPLDVTTDTHHEQETRA